The DNA sequence CAATATTGATTTCCCAAAGGTGGATTTCAGAATTGTTTGCTCCAAAGGCACCTACATCAGAAGTATTGCCCATGATTTGGGCCAGGCACTGAATGTTGGCGGCCACCTTGCAGCTTTACGAAGAACCCGTATTGGAGACTTTAAAGTAGAAGACGCCAGAACTGTCGAGGACTTTATCGCTGCCTTTAAAAAAGAAGAAAATTAAAAGTTGGGAGGGGTAAAAGCCTCCCTTTTTTGCTATGAAAATATATAACAACCTCAGTGAATTCATCGCTCCTCAATATGCCGTGGTTACCAGTGGCACCTTTGACGGCGTACACCAGGGTCACCAAAAAATCCTGAAAAGAATTCGGAAAATTGCGGATCAGCATAACGGAGAAACCGTCCTGATCACCTACTGGCCACACCCTCGCCACGTCCTTTTCCCTGAGGATAATTCTCTTCAATTACTTTCTTCCATAGAGGAAAAAGCAGAGTTGCTATCACAGAATGGTATCGACCACCTAATTCGGCTGCCATTTACCCAGGAGTTTGCACAGATGGCTCCTGAAGATTTTGTGCAAAACATACTCATCAATGCTATCGGCACCAAAAAACTGGTGATCGGCTACGACCATCATTTCGGAAAAAACAGGTCAGGGAATTTTGAATTCCTCAAGCAAAATCAGGACCGTTTCGGTTTTGAACTTGAAGAGATCAGTCGACATGATGTAGACGAAGTCGGGGTATCCTCCTCCAAAATCAGGAACCACTTGTTAAGAGGTACACTTAAAGAGGCCAATCAATATTTAAGTCGCCCTTATGAACTTTCTGGGCAGGTGGTGCATGGGCAAAAATTAGGCAGAACGATTCAGTTCCCTACCGCCAATATCGAGGTAGCGTTTAAACACAAACTCATTCCTAAATTCGGGGTCTATGCAGTATTGGTTGAATTCGAAGGAGCACTTATGGAGGGAATGCTTAATATCGGAAAAAACCCAACCGTGTCGGCTACTGAAGATGTAAAAATGGAAGTACACATTTTTGATTTTGACAAAGACCTCTATCAGCAATGCGTCAGGGTAATTTTTATTGATCGACTTCGAGAGGAAAAAAAATTCGAATCTGTAGCAGCCTTAAAATCAGCTCTTGAAGAGGACAAAAATGCCGCAAAAACAATATTAAAAAACTATCGTAGATAGGCTTCGTTAATTTGATGTAAGACCAATTAATTACATCAACTTATATTGCAATGAAGTATCTTAACTACCTACTTATTCTCCTACTCCTCTTCCCTACCTTATCATGTGATAAAAATAACAACCTCGTTTTATTTGGCATCTCACAAGATAAAGAGCTTGGGCAACAGGTGAGCAACCAAATCAATAACGATCCACAGTACAACATCCTTTCTCCATCGGATTTCCCTGAGGCTTACAATTACCTCAATGGCATGCGAGATGACATCCTTAATTCGGGCAAAGTAGCTTATGCAAATGATTTCAACTGGGAATTAAAAATCATTAAAGACGATGAAGTCCTGAATGCATTTGCGACACCAGGAGGCTACATTTATGTATACACAGGGCTGATCAAGTACCTCGACTCTCCTGATGATTTAGCAGGAGTTATGGGCCACGAAATCGCCCATGCCGACCTAAGGCATACAAGCCGAAATATGCAGAAGGAGTATGGCATCCAGTTTTTGATTAGCATTATCAGTGGGCAAGCGGAATCCGAACTGAGCCAGATGGCACTTGCTTTGGCGACTAACGGCGCTATTGCACAATTCAGCCAGAAGTTTGAAAAAGAAGCTGATCTTGAATCCGTAGAATATTTGGCAGGTACCAAATACAAATGTGATGGTGCAGCTACGTTTTTTCAAAAACTTGAAGAGGAACAGGCAGCTAACAGTGGCGATATCAGCAACAGTATTGAACAATTTTTCTCTTCCCACCCTTCCCCAGCAGATCGTGCTGAATATATCCCTGAAGAAGCCGACAAAATCGGCTGCTCTACCAAGCCCTCAGGCACACAGGCTGCATACGATCAGTTTAAAAGTGACCTGAATCTATAATTCCCCCATTTAAATTAACCTGTATTAAGTCAGAAGCTATCCGCCAGTATTTCCCTGTCGTATTGCCTCGGTTTGATGCAGGTTAATTTGTTTTTATACCCTCACGGCGACAACCGTAAGAGGCCGCTAAAACGCTCAATCCGTAAAATACGGAGCACATAAACTGCGAAATTCTCCAAGGATTATCGCTGTGGCCCCCCAAACCACCTTGCCACCAACCTCAAAAAACGGCACTTCAAGCTTTCCCTTTCCTGTAGATACTTCTGTCCGTGCTGAGGGCTCCTGTTGTAGCACCAACTCCTCCAAATCACAAAGAAAAATCTCCTCTACCTCCCTGGGGTCAGGCTGAAAATCGACGGGTTGCTTGCACACACTGATCACTGGCTGAATAATGAAATTACTGACAGGGACAAATAGGTCTGTCAGCTCTCCGACCACCTGTACCGTCTCTGCCAACAGGCCAATTTCCTCATTTGCCTCTCGGAGTGCCGTGGCAACCACACTTTGGTCCCCTTCATCCTGTTTCCCCCCAGGCAGCCCGACTTGCCCACTGTGGACCCCTTGATATACAGGCCTTTGAATCAAAGGAAAGCATAGTCGCCCTGCCGATTCCATTACATTGATTAACACAGCACTTTGCCTTGCGTTCCGACGATCAGCTTCAAAGCGATCAAAAGCATCTGCGAATGGTGCCATTTCTCGCTGTACATCGGGGCCTGGCAATGGCTCCTGAAGTCTTTGCTTCAGCCAGGAATCGAAATTATTTATGGATCTATTATTTGTCATGATAAATTAAATTCAATAAAATCCGCCTTCAAACTACACACAAAACCATTAAACATCAATCAATTAACACTTAATACAGTTATAAATAAGGTCAATTAAAAATCTTGTACTATATTAAGAAAACGAAAACAATGACCTATGTTGTTGTTACTCTATCGAAAATCGATAATTTCGCAATATCAATTCAGAAACACTAATTTCAATTATATATTAAAATGTTGAAGACTCAAAATCCAACGAAAACAGCTGCATGGGCTGATTTGGACGCACACTTCCAGGACATGAAATCTGCTCAAATGAAAGATCTTTTCGCAAAAGATCCTGAGCGATTCAAAAAATTCTCTACAAAATTTGAGGATATCCTTCTTGATTACTCTAAAAACATCATTACTGAAGATACCTTAGCTAAATTAACACAACTGGCGAAAGAAACAGGTGTTGAGGATGCTATTCAGTCTATGTTTGCGGGTGAAAAAATCAATCAGACAGAAGGTCGTTCGGTATTGCACATCGCACTTCGTAACCAATCCAACACACCAATTATGGTGGATGGTGCTGACGTTATGCCTGCTGTAAATGAGGTTTTGGCTAAAGTTGAAACATTTTCTAACCGAGTTTCTTCTGGAGCATGGAAAGGCTACACAGGTAAGTCAATTACTGATATTGTAAATATTGGAATTGGTGGCTCAGATTTGGGCCCTTTGATGGTTACCGAGGCCCTTAAAGCCTACAAAAAAGACAACTTGAATGTGCATTTCATTTCAAATGTAGATGGAACACATGTTGCTGAAGTTTTGAAGCCACTGAACCCTGAAACGACGCTTTTCCTTGTAGCTTCAAAGACATTCACAACTCAAGAAACCATGACCAATGCAAACTCTGCAAAGGACTGGTTCCTGAAAGTAGCACAAGAAGAAGGACATGTAGCCAAGCACTTTGTTGCTCTTTCTACGAATGCCAAAGGTGTTGCTGCTTTCGGTATTGATACTGACAATATGTTTGAATTCTGGGATTGGGTTGGAGGCCGTTATTCATTATGGTCTGCGATTGGTCTTTCTATTGCCTGCGCTATTGGCTATGATAACTACAAAGCTTTGCTTGAAGGTGCGCACGCCATGGATCAGCACTTCGCTACCACTGATCTCGAAAACAACATTCCTGTGATATTGGCCTTGATCGGCATTTGGTACAACAACTTCTTCGGCGCTGAGTCGGAAGCTATTTTACCTTACGATCAGTATATGCACCGTTTTGCGGCTTATTTCCAACAAGGAAATATGGAATCCAATGGAAAATGTGTGGACCGAGCAGGTAAGCCAGTAGACTACCAAACTGGTCCAATTATTTGGGGAGAACCAGGCACCAATGGTCAGCATGCATTTTATCAGTTGATTCACCAGGGTACAAAAATGATCCCATGTGACTTTATCGCTCCTGCGATCAGCCATAACCAAATCAGCGACCACCATCCAAAATTATTGGCCAACTTCTTTGCACAGACAGAAGCGTTGATGACTGGAAAAACGGAAGAACAAGTTCGTGCGGAATTTGCTACCGCAGGAAAGTCTGCTGAAGAGGTGGAAGATTTGGTGCCTTTCAAAATCTTTGAAGGCAACCGTCCAACTAACTCAATTTTGGCGAAACAAATTACTCCTCGTACTTTGGGCGCTTTGATTGCAATGTACGAGCACAAAATTTTCGTTCAGGGCGTTATCTGGAATATCTTCTCTTTCGATCAGTGGGGTGTGGAATTAGGCAAGCAACTGGCTAATCAAATCCTTCCTGAATTGAATAACGACGAGGAAGTGGCTTCTCACGATAGCTCTACAAATGGCCTGATCAACGCTTATAAAGCAATGCGTTAAGCAAAATAAAAAGGGCTTACCCATAAAATGGCGGTATCAAAGTACTGATAATGCCATTTTTTTACGGATTCAGCCCCTAAAAGTAAAAAGCGTATCGGATAACATTCCGATACGCTTTTTTTTATTTTAACTCAATGATGGTCAATTCAAATTCATTACTTTCAACCACTACCCATTTCAAGGCTCTGAAAAACTGTTCCTCTTTCTTCAACAATAACCCTCCAGGACCCACATAATATTCGGAAACTTCTGATTTCATGTTCTTTATCTTTATTTTATTCTTTCCATTTCCGTGCCAAAGGCACATTTAATTTATATAGTGATATACCAAGAAAAAATTAAAAAGATACGACCATCTGATCAATCGACTCTTTTTTGGTTTAAACCCATACAACTATACACCTAATCGCACTTCCCTACAGGATAAATCCATTAAAAATTCAGCCTCAAGAAGCCCGAAGAATATGTATTTTTAGCTAAATTTGATGGTTCACAATTTTGATGCATTATGATCATCAACACAATTTTACCAGAAGAATGTCTCATACAGGAGCTGAATGGTAACATCAAGACGTTCCGCAAAACCATTTTTTTTCTGGAACAATATAAACGATTGGGTTTATTCAATGCCTTCAGGAAAGAGATTGCTGTGGGAGAAGTATCGATCAAGGTCGAAGAGGAAGGTAGCACAAGAATTGAGCACCGTGTCAATAACCGTAAAAAATCCACCGACACACGTGTCAGGGTTGATATGGGTGAAAACCACTCTTTCATTAAAAAGACTTTTAGCCAGCAAGACGAGCTTTTGGCGCAGGAGGAAGTGATCAGGACTGATGACCAGCTGATCGAGAAAATTATCATTACGGATTATAAAGAAGGTGAAACGACCCTCATTACTTTTCAATACAATGAACAGAAACTCATTGAGCGTATTGAATTCAGTAATGAGCATGGTTCTGTATTTCAAACAGCCTCCTTCCGATATGATAAAAAAGGGCGCCTCATAGAAGAAAAAGGCAGCCGCCACCGCAGGAAAATCAGTTTTGAAGAATTCCATTATATTACCCAGTTCAAGTATCTGAAAAAAGACAAACAAGGCAACTGGTTACAACGAAGACTGAAAACCGAGTATGGTTTCCATTATCAGAACGTAACCAAGTACGCCCTTGAGGAAAGAGAGCTTACTTATCAATAATTAAGATTTTGAGGGATCACCCCCTACAAACAACAGAAAAGACTATGAAAGCCATCATTGAAAGATTTACAAGATATGTAAAAGTCGACACGGAATCTGATCCGACTGTCGAAGCAATCCCATCAACCCAAAAACAGTTTAACCTGGCCAATATGCTGGTCGAAGAACTCAAGGAGATTGGGATGGAAGAGGTCACCATCGACGAACATGCGTATGTGATGGCCACCCTTCCTGCAAATGTAGATCATCAGGTACCGACGATCGGGTTTGTAGCACATATGGATACTTCCCCAGATTTCTGTGGGGCGAACGTAAAACCACAGCTTTGGGAAAATTATGACGGCAAAGACATCGTTTTGAATAAAGAACAAAACATTGTGCTGAAAACTGCTGACTTCCCAGAAATCCTTCAGTATAAAGGATGGGATTTGATTACCACCGATGGCACCACCCTTTTGGGCGCTGACGATAAAGCGGGCGTAACAGAGATTGTTTCCGCAATGGAATTCCTGATCAAAAATCCAGCAATCAAGCACGGGGAAATCCGAATTTGCTTCACGCCTGACGAGGAAGTCGGCAAGGGTGCAGATCTTTTCGATGTTGAAAAATTTAATGCTGATTACGCTTACACTCTTGACGGTGGCCCTGTTGGGGAGCTTGAGTTTGAGAACTTCAATGCCGCAGGAGCAACGATCGAATTCAAAGGGGTTTCTGTTCATCCAGGAGCTGCCAAAGACAAGATGGTTAATTCCATGAGAATAGCCACTGAATTTGCGCAAGAATTCCCTGCTG is a window from the Persicobacter psychrovividus genome containing:
- a CDS encoding bifunctional riboflavin kinase/FAD synthetase; the encoded protein is MKIYNNLSEFIAPQYAVVTSGTFDGVHQGHQKILKRIRKIADQHNGETVLITYWPHPRHVLFPEDNSLQLLSSIEEKAELLSQNGIDHLIRLPFTQEFAQMAPEDFVQNILINAIGTKKLVIGYDHHFGKNRSGNFEFLKQNQDRFGFELEEISRHDVDEVGVSSSKIRNHLLRGTLKEANQYLSRPYELSGQVVHGQKLGRTIQFPTANIEVAFKHKLIPKFGVYAVLVEFEGALMEGMLNIGKNPTVSATEDVKMEVHIFDFDKDLYQQCVRVIFIDRLREEKKFESVAALKSALEEDKNAAKTILKNYRR
- a CDS encoding CoA pyrophosphatase — its product is MTNNRSINNFDSWLKQRLQEPLPGPDVQREMAPFADAFDRFEADRRNARQSAVLINVMESAGRLCFPLIQRPVYQGVHSGQVGLPGGKQDEGDQSVVATALREANEEIGLLAETVQVVGELTDLFVPVSNFIIQPVISVCKQPVDFQPDPREVEEIFLCDLEELVLQQEPSARTEVSTGKGKLEVPFFEVGGKVVWGATAIILGEFRSLCAPYFTD
- the pepT gene encoding peptidase T; the protein is MKAIIERFTRYVKVDTESDPTVEAIPSTQKQFNLANMLVEELKEIGMEEVTIDEHAYVMATLPANVDHQVPTIGFVAHMDTSPDFCGANVKPQLWENYDGKDIVLNKEQNIVLKTADFPEILQYKGWDLITTDGTTLLGADDKAGVTEIVSAMEFLIKNPAIKHGEIRICFTPDEEVGKGADLFDVEKFNADYAYTLDGGPVGELEFENFNAAGATIEFKGVSVHPGAAKDKMVNSMRIATEFAQEFPADETPETTEGYEGFFHLVHMEGSIEASKLQFIIRDHDGEKYEARKAFVEKMVKKYQEKYGTDMVKLTMKDQYFNMREKVEPVMEIVDIAAEAMKSLEIKPLIKPIRGGTDGARLSFMGLPCPNIFAGGHNFHGKYEFVPVQAIEKATEVIVKIAELTAQKHQ
- the pgi gene encoding glucose-6-phosphate isomerase; its protein translation is MLKTQNPTKTAAWADLDAHFQDMKSAQMKDLFAKDPERFKKFSTKFEDILLDYSKNIITEDTLAKLTQLAKETGVEDAIQSMFAGEKINQTEGRSVLHIALRNQSNTPIMVDGADVMPAVNEVLAKVETFSNRVSSGAWKGYTGKSITDIVNIGIGGSDLGPLMVTEALKAYKKDNLNVHFISNVDGTHVAEVLKPLNPETTLFLVASKTFTTQETMTNANSAKDWFLKVAQEEGHVAKHFVALSTNAKGVAAFGIDTDNMFEFWDWVGGRYSLWSAIGLSIACAIGYDNYKALLEGAHAMDQHFATTDLENNIPVILALIGIWYNNFFGAESEAILPYDQYMHRFAAYFQQGNMESNGKCVDRAGKPVDYQTGPIIWGEPGTNGQHAFYQLIHQGTKMIPCDFIAPAISHNQISDHHPKLLANFFAQTEALMTGKTEEQVRAEFATAGKSAEEVEDLVPFKIFEGNRPTNSILAKQITPRTLGALIAMYEHKIFVQGVIWNIFSFDQWGVELGKQLANQILPELNNDEEVASHDSSTNGLINAYKAMR
- a CDS encoding M48 family metalloprotease, giving the protein MKYLNYLLILLLLFPTLSCDKNNNLVLFGISQDKELGQQVSNQINNDPQYNILSPSDFPEAYNYLNGMRDDILNSGKVAYANDFNWELKIIKDDEVLNAFATPGGYIYVYTGLIKYLDSPDDLAGVMGHEIAHADLRHTSRNMQKEYGIQFLISIISGQAESELSQMALALATNGAIAQFSQKFEKEADLESVEYLAGTKYKCDGAATFFQKLEEEQAANSGDISNSIEQFFSSHPSPADRAEYIPEEADKIGCSTKPSGTQAAYDQFKSDLNL